The following proteins are encoded in a genomic region of Maniola jurtina chromosome 17, ilManJurt1.1, whole genome shotgun sequence:
- the LOC123873707 gene encoding general vesicular transport factor p115 isoform X2 encodes MDPTTQKVTSPHTEVERLVERASNSTLLEDRRDACRALKALSRKYRLEVGAQGLDTLRQILELDRADNETINYALDTLNNIVSPSQFEEEEDKPHIPMNIGDQFTEMFIKDPHNIQLVLDLLDEYDFRVRLSTVQLLISLLTNRTKDIQEIILDKPMGVSKMMDLLGDTREVIRNEALLLLIKLTKGNANIQKIVAFENAFDRLFEIVSSEGYSDGGIIVEDCLLLMLNLLKNNSSNINFFKEGSYIQKMLPMFNIPEDTEEVGWSPQKVSNVHCMLQLVRTLVSPSNSAQIISNCQKIMKNSGLLEAMCNILMASGVPADILTETINSVGEVVRGETANQEFIGNVIAPSYPPRPAIIVLLMSMVNEKQPFPLRCAVLYCFQCYLYHNEISQANLVQTLLPSSTDVSSLTSGQILCGGLFSSDVLSNWCAAVALSHALIDNTQQKEQLLRVLLATNVGGNPVSLLHQCTLLLQQTTKLQSKVALLMLLSQWMSNCPAAVSAFLQVPGGVGYLVNQTCSNEHDDNEYLLQGLSAFLLAICIHFNDDSVQNYSKDSLKQLLVKRIGMEVFTAKLSEVSKHELYNKAAKHPQLRGTSPADVLIDYEFCRLFKSLESVLSESLSDRHENGTEPERSGSEDLEQYKALIRQQDARLHELVHQLDALAQQARGLQSALNDSLAANSLLKDENTLLKAQVSANSIPMPQSTLPSPPQPDPKLGEYEERIQQLNGEVTKLNGEVVRLNGEVTRLNGEVERLNGEVKTAKDAEKNATEELEKLQKDQDDLLYLLANYDSKTNEYKMRLLQLGETVEDDEPTEEENLT; translated from the exons ATGGATCCTACAACCCAGAAAGTGACATCTCCGCATACTGag GTGGAGCGTCTAGTGGAGCGTGCAAGTAATTCAACACTGCTGGAAGATAGGCGCGATGCTTGCAGAGCCTTAAAAGCTCTGTCAAGGAAGTACCGCCTTGAAGTTGGTGCTCAGGGCCTAGATACTCTTAGACAG ATTCTGGAACTTGACAGAGCAGACAATGAAACAATAAACTATGCATTAGATACTCTCAACAATATTGTATCACCATCACAATTTGAGGAGGAAGAAGACAAGCCTCATATACCCATGAATATCGGAGACCAGTTCACAGAAATGTTCATCAAAGATCCACATAACATTCAATTAGTTTTAGATTTACTTGATGAGTATGACTTTAGAGTTCGGCTATCCACTGTACAACTACTAATATCATTACTAACCAATAGAACTAAAGATATCCAGGAAATCATACTTGATAAACCAATGGGTGTCTCCAAAATGATGGACCTTTTAGGCGACACTAGAGAAGTTATACGAAATGAGGCATTACTTCTTTTAATAAAGCTAACGAAAGGTAATGCGAATATACAAAAAATTGTAGCATTCGAAAATGCATTCGATAGACTTTTCGAAATTGTATCTAGTGAGGGTTATTCAGATGGAGGAATTATTGTCGAAGACTGTTTATTACTTATGTTGAATTTGCTTAAAAATAACAGCagtaatataaatttttttaaagaggGAAGTTACATACAAAAGATGTTGCCAATGTTTAACATACCAGAGGATACAGAAGAGGTTGGTTGGTCACCCCAAAAAGTTTCAAACGTGCATTGTATGCTACAGTTAGTTCGAACCTTGGTGTCCCCAAGCAATTCTGCACAAATTATATcaaattgtcagaaaataatgaaaaacagTGGACTTTTGGAAGCTATGTGTAATATTTTGATGGCAAGCGGGGTCCCAGCAGATATTTTGACGGAGACAATAAATTCTGTGGGCGAAGTGGTGAGAGGGGAGACAGCTAACCAGGAGTTTATCGGGAATGTGATTGCGCCTTCGTATCCGCCGCGGCCAGCGATCATTGTGCTTCTGATGTCTATGGTTAACGAGAAACAGCCGTTTCCGTTAAG ATGTGCAGTGCTCTACTGCTTCCAATGCTACCTATACCACAACGAGATCAGCCAAGCCAACCTAGTGCAAACCCTATTACCCTCCTCAACCGACGTGTCAAGCCTCACCAGTGGTCAGATCCTGTGTGGAGGCCTGTTCTCATCTGACGTGCTGTCCAACTGGTGTGCTGCAGTGGCGCTTAGCCATGCCCTGATCGATAATACGCAGCAGAAGGAGCAGTTGTTGCGAGTGCTGCTGGCCACCAATGTGGGCGGCAACCCCGTGTCGCTGCTGCATCAGTGCACGTTGCTGCTGCAGCAGACCACCAAGCTGCAGTCTAAA GTGGCACTACTAATGCTGCTGTCACAATGGATGAGCAACTGTCCGGCGGCAGTCAGCGCCTTCCTGCAGGTGCCGGGAGGCGTGGGCTACCTCGTCAACCAGACTTGCTCCAACGAGCACGACGATAACGAGTATCTTCTGCAAG GTCTGTCAGCCTTCCTCCTGGCCATCTGCATCCACTTCAATGATGACTCAGTCCAGAACTACTCCAAAGACTCCCTCAAACAGCTGCTAGTGAAGCGGATAGGCATGGAGGTGTTCACAGCCAAGCTCAGCGAGGTGTCCAAGCACGAGCTGTACAACAAGGCCGCCAAGCATCCGCAACTGAGGGGCACCTCTCCCGCCGATGTTCTCATTGACTACGAGTTCTGCAGGCTGTTTAAGAGCTTGGAAa GCGTGCTGTCGGAGAGCCTGTCGGACCGGCACGAGAACGGCACGGAGCCGGAGCGGTCAGGCTCGGAGGACCTGGAGCAGTACAAGGCTCTGATCCGGCAGCAGGACGCGAGGCTGCACGAACTGGTGCACCAGCTGGACGCGCTCGCCCAGCAGGCGCGGGGACTGCAG AGTGCCCTGAACGACTCCCTAGCAGCTAATTCTCTACTCAAAGACGAAAATACTTTACTAAAAGCTCAAGTATCAGCCAATTCCATACCAATGCCACAATCCACCCTTCCTTCTCCACCACAACCAGACCCGAAACTTGGAGAATATGAAGAAAGAATACAACAGCTAAATGGAGAAGTGACAAAGTTGAATGGAGAAGTTGTAAGGTTAAATGGAGAGGTGACGAGGTTAAACGGAGAAGTGGAGAGGTTGAACGGAGAAGTGAAAACGGCGAAAGATGCGGAGAAGAATGCAACTGAAGAGTTGGAGAAATTGCAGAAGGATCAAGATGATCTGTTGTATTTACTTGCCAATTAT gaTTCAAAAACAAACGAATACAAAATGCGCCTGCTGCAACTGGGCGAGACGGTGGAAGACGACGAGCCGACGGAAGAAGAGAACTTGACGTAG
- the LOC123873707 gene encoding general vesicular transport factor p115 isoform X1 — protein sequence MNFLKSGIKTVLGAPEPGQQPSVAETVERLVERASNSTLLEDRRDACRALKALSRKYRLEVGAQGLDTLRQILELDRADNETINYALDTLNNIVSPSQFEEEEDKPHIPMNIGDQFTEMFIKDPHNIQLVLDLLDEYDFRVRLSTVQLLISLLTNRTKDIQEIILDKPMGVSKMMDLLGDTREVIRNEALLLLIKLTKGNANIQKIVAFENAFDRLFEIVSSEGYSDGGIIVEDCLLLMLNLLKNNSSNINFFKEGSYIQKMLPMFNIPEDTEEVGWSPQKVSNVHCMLQLVRTLVSPSNSAQIISNCQKIMKNSGLLEAMCNILMASGVPADILTETINSVGEVVRGETANQEFIGNVIAPSYPPRPAIIVLLMSMVNEKQPFPLRCAVLYCFQCYLYHNEISQANLVQTLLPSSTDVSSLTSGQILCGGLFSSDVLSNWCAAVALSHALIDNTQQKEQLLRVLLATNVGGNPVSLLHQCTLLLQQTTKLQSKVALLMLLSQWMSNCPAAVSAFLQVPGGVGYLVNQTCSNEHDDNEYLLQGLSAFLLAICIHFNDDSVQNYSKDSLKQLLVKRIGMEVFTAKLSEVSKHELYNKAAKHPQLRGTSPADVLIDYEFCRLFKSLESVLSESLSDRHENGTEPERSGSEDLEQYKALIRQQDARLHELVHQLDALAQQARGLQSALNDSLAANSLLKDENTLLKAQVSANSIPMPQSTLPSPPQPDPKLGEYEERIQQLNGEVTKLNGEVVRLNGEVTRLNGEVERLNGEVKTAKDAEKNATEELEKLQKDQDDLLYLLANYDSKTNEYKMRLLQLGETVEDDEPTEEENLT from the exons ATGAATTTCCTGAAAAGTGGCATAAAAACTGTGCTGGGAGCGCCGGAGCCAGGCCAGCAGCCTTCAGTAGCTGAAACG GTGGAGCGTCTAGTGGAGCGTGCAAGTAATTCAACACTGCTGGAAGATAGGCGCGATGCTTGCAGAGCCTTAAAAGCTCTGTCAAGGAAGTACCGCCTTGAAGTTGGTGCTCAGGGCCTAGATACTCTTAGACAG ATTCTGGAACTTGACAGAGCAGACAATGAAACAATAAACTATGCATTAGATACTCTCAACAATATTGTATCACCATCACAATTTGAGGAGGAAGAAGACAAGCCTCATATACCCATGAATATCGGAGACCAGTTCACAGAAATGTTCATCAAAGATCCACATAACATTCAATTAGTTTTAGATTTACTTGATGAGTATGACTTTAGAGTTCGGCTATCCACTGTACAACTACTAATATCATTACTAACCAATAGAACTAAAGATATCCAGGAAATCATACTTGATAAACCAATGGGTGTCTCCAAAATGATGGACCTTTTAGGCGACACTAGAGAAGTTATACGAAATGAGGCATTACTTCTTTTAATAAAGCTAACGAAAGGTAATGCGAATATACAAAAAATTGTAGCATTCGAAAATGCATTCGATAGACTTTTCGAAATTGTATCTAGTGAGGGTTATTCAGATGGAGGAATTATTGTCGAAGACTGTTTATTACTTATGTTGAATTTGCTTAAAAATAACAGCagtaatataaatttttttaaagaggGAAGTTACATACAAAAGATGTTGCCAATGTTTAACATACCAGAGGATACAGAAGAGGTTGGTTGGTCACCCCAAAAAGTTTCAAACGTGCATTGTATGCTACAGTTAGTTCGAACCTTGGTGTCCCCAAGCAATTCTGCACAAATTATATcaaattgtcagaaaataatgaaaaacagTGGACTTTTGGAAGCTATGTGTAATATTTTGATGGCAAGCGGGGTCCCAGCAGATATTTTGACGGAGACAATAAATTCTGTGGGCGAAGTGGTGAGAGGGGAGACAGCTAACCAGGAGTTTATCGGGAATGTGATTGCGCCTTCGTATCCGCCGCGGCCAGCGATCATTGTGCTTCTGATGTCTATGGTTAACGAGAAACAGCCGTTTCCGTTAAG ATGTGCAGTGCTCTACTGCTTCCAATGCTACCTATACCACAACGAGATCAGCCAAGCCAACCTAGTGCAAACCCTATTACCCTCCTCAACCGACGTGTCAAGCCTCACCAGTGGTCAGATCCTGTGTGGAGGCCTGTTCTCATCTGACGTGCTGTCCAACTGGTGTGCTGCAGTGGCGCTTAGCCATGCCCTGATCGATAATACGCAGCAGAAGGAGCAGTTGTTGCGAGTGCTGCTGGCCACCAATGTGGGCGGCAACCCCGTGTCGCTGCTGCATCAGTGCACGTTGCTGCTGCAGCAGACCACCAAGCTGCAGTCTAAA GTGGCACTACTAATGCTGCTGTCACAATGGATGAGCAACTGTCCGGCGGCAGTCAGCGCCTTCCTGCAGGTGCCGGGAGGCGTGGGCTACCTCGTCAACCAGACTTGCTCCAACGAGCACGACGATAACGAGTATCTTCTGCAAG GTCTGTCAGCCTTCCTCCTGGCCATCTGCATCCACTTCAATGATGACTCAGTCCAGAACTACTCCAAAGACTCCCTCAAACAGCTGCTAGTGAAGCGGATAGGCATGGAGGTGTTCACAGCCAAGCTCAGCGAGGTGTCCAAGCACGAGCTGTACAACAAGGCCGCCAAGCATCCGCAACTGAGGGGCACCTCTCCCGCCGATGTTCTCATTGACTACGAGTTCTGCAGGCTGTTTAAGAGCTTGGAAa GCGTGCTGTCGGAGAGCCTGTCGGACCGGCACGAGAACGGCACGGAGCCGGAGCGGTCAGGCTCGGAGGACCTGGAGCAGTACAAGGCTCTGATCCGGCAGCAGGACGCGAGGCTGCACGAACTGGTGCACCAGCTGGACGCGCTCGCCCAGCAGGCGCGGGGACTGCAG AGTGCCCTGAACGACTCCCTAGCAGCTAATTCTCTACTCAAAGACGAAAATACTTTACTAAAAGCTCAAGTATCAGCCAATTCCATACCAATGCCACAATCCACCCTTCCTTCTCCACCACAACCAGACCCGAAACTTGGAGAATATGAAGAAAGAATACAACAGCTAAATGGAGAAGTGACAAAGTTGAATGGAGAAGTTGTAAGGTTAAATGGAGAGGTGACGAGGTTAAACGGAGAAGTGGAGAGGTTGAACGGAGAAGTGAAAACGGCGAAAGATGCGGAGAAGAATGCAACTGAAGAGTTGGAGAAATTGCAGAAGGATCAAGATGATCTGTTGTATTTACTTGCCAATTAT gaTTCAAAAACAAACGAATACAAAATGCGCCTGCTGCAACTGGGCGAGACGGTGGAAGACGACGAGCCGACGGAAGAAGAGAACTTGACGTAG
- the LOC123873733 gene encoding 40-kDa huntingtin-associated protein, whose product MATDLSASFNEQYISINTKLKKRFLRKPNISEATNEFIALAIQCEHSEQPSFAGQTYIGAAKCEASAGNFLGEAEQHLAAARQFMKAEKKLAALKFDSPDRENLEAAIGCYMWALVKYPEKSPLRTSILLELAEGLVDLNYKNEALVYYEEAVESIEDKTMKLMCLRNMFNLLLDCDKYEQALDTANQICDSNFHIPEGILTEIQVCRILLVLLVSPDEDTKSESLKQLLEHLLNDEESDSIPFNTDLRLKLQSIIISSSARDQPALISVAADTKQHLTLRQKDLLQTLVLQNKPE is encoded by the exons ATGGCAACAGACTTAAGTGCTAGTTTTAACGAGCAATATATCAGCATCAACACAAAACTAAAGAA AAGGTTTTTGCGCAAACCGAATATTTCAGAAGCAACAAACGAGTTCATAGCTCTAGCGATACAATGCGAGCATTCAGAGCAGCCTTCGTTTGCCGGTCAGACGTATATAGGTGCTGCTAAATGCGAGGCCTCTGCTGGGAACTTTTTAGGCGAGGCAGAACAACATTTGGCGGCAGCTCGACAGTTTATGAAAGCAGAAAAGAAACTTGCTGCATTGAAGTTTGATAGCCCTGATAGAGAGAACCTAGAA GCTGCAATAGGCTGCTACATGTGGGCCCTAGTCAAGTACCCTGAAAAGTCACCTCTCCGCACATCCATACTACTGGAACTAGCTGAAGGCCTGGTGGATCTGAACTATAAGAACGAGGCATTAGTTTACTATGAGGAAGCAGTTGAGTCAATCGAAGATAAGACAATGAAGTTGATGTGCTTGAGGAATATGTTCAACTTATTGTTGGATTGTG ATAAATATGAACAAGCTTTGGATACAGCGAATCAAATCTGTGATTCCAATTTTCATATACCAGAGGGAATACTGACAGA aatacAAGTGTGCAGAATATTGTTGGTTCTCCTAGTCAGCCCAGATGAGGACACAAAGTCAGAATCTCTGAAACAACTGCTTGAGCACTTACTCAATGATGAAGAAAGTGATT CAATACCCTTCAACACAGACCTGCGCCTCAAGCTGCAATCCATCATAATATCCAGCAGTGCACGCGACCAACCAGCCCTCATTAGTGTAGCGGCAGACACCAAGCAACATCTCACTTTGCGGCAGAAGGATCTGCTCCAAACACTTGTTTTACAGAACAAACCCGAGTGA